Part of the Notamacropus eugenii isolate mMacEug1 chromosome 5, mMacEug1.pri_v2, whole genome shotgun sequence genome is shown below.
CCATGAACATCAGCCTCAGCCAAACTAGTTCTCCATTCATCCCCTGAGGACATCTGGCATAGGCAAGTCCATCCAAAGCACTGTTATAAGAGAATGCAGCTGTGCTGCCTGGGCCCTGCTTTTCCAGCTGCACTTTATGGGTGGTACTTGACTGTCATGTTGCTGTGGCCTCTGCACCCCCAATCCCTTGTGCTCTCAGAGGAGCAGTTCTGTCACTGTTCTTTTTCTCAACAAATTTTCCCCATGCTCCTCTCTGATGGTACTGTGTTGTTTTCATGATGAAAACATGAAGTGATGTTGAGACAGCTGAAgcccttttttttcctgtagctAAACACaaactcattctctctctctctctctctctctctctctctctctctctctctctctctctctccctccctccctccctccctccctccctcctaccccttccatctctttcttttgtcctttgcctctaaaatttcactttttgcCACAATTCATCAAAGCCAATCTACAAGACCAGTCCAAGTATCCTAATGAGTAGCCTTCATCCAAGAACACTTGAGGTCCACTTGAGACAGTTTAATGCGCCCATCTCTAATTCCTTTGATTCTCCTCTGACTGCCAAGCTCTAAAGCTTCCTTTTCATACAAAGGAAAAATTCCAAGGGCTTCTATTTCTCTTATGAGTTGGGGATTGAGGAACTAGACATAGGCTTGTTGTGCATTCTCCAGATTGTCCAACTGCCTTTCATGGCAAACATTCCCTCACTGTGATCTCAAGATTCCATGACTTCAGGCCAAGTACGAAATCAAATGCAGGTCCCTTGAGGTCTTCCATCAGCCTCCTCCACatttttcttcatctcattttcctGACATGGCTAAAATACTTTGCTGGCATGTCCTAGGCTAGGGCTTGAATGGTTGCAACCCAATAAGGGTTGAATGCTATCTTGGGAAGGTTCTTCTTAGCATGAGATAATGATTTCCTTGAATTTGTACTAGCAACTGTCTAGGCTGCTCACTTCTCTAGCTGTCCCTAATGTTTACTTCCCATTTTCCCATCTCCCCCATATaagtttctctttatttttaaatttctatattcTATTTCCAAAAAGCTTTTGAGCTTTCATACAATCTTCTCATCTTCTGAGAATGTTCTAGTGATCAGCTGTTGAGCATTTTCTCAAACTCTTAActgataggattttttttttaatgaaaagacaaTAGAAGGAAGGCCAGAGGAATCACAGACaagtaggacagctttgaaagttacaagctacaaacaagataaataggaaataattaacaaattatttattagtaattattagaactatagaaggtggaattttacaTGGGACTTAAAAGAAGGCAAGGATGCCAGGAAATGAAGACGAGGAGGGAAAGCTATTTAGACACAAAGataagccagtgaaaatgtccagagttagGAGATGGATTATCTTGTTCAGAGAACAGTAAGTAATGGACTTCAGAGTTCACTTAGTCCAGTCCCTCTACCTCCATTTTATATACATGAGacactgaggtccaaagagattgctaagcaacttgtccagtatcacacaactactaagtgacAGCGGcagaattagaatccaggtccCTCTGCCTCTAAATTCCTATGTTGCTTCAATGTTACTACTGTATAAAAAGCATTTACTGAAGACTGTAACACAAATGTAAGCATATTAACATCAGTGCATTTGCCACAGATACCACAAATGATCACATCCTGTCCATTCTATGCCTGTTTCAATCCTCAAATCAGGAAACCCTGCTAAGGCtgacattcatttttcaattaattcCCAGCTGAGCTGTCACCAGTCTATAGGAAGTCAATATCTGATCACAAACATCCTGGCTACTAGTGAAATGAGAGTTGAATACTGTGGCATTGACCCATAGCTGTTTTAGCTAACACTGTAGAAACTTAAGAGTATTCCTCTTCTGGTTGCAGCTTCAGGGACCAAAAAGAAGGACAGCAGAACATCAGGTTTGGAAGTCCAGGCACTGTCACATCAAAGAATCTAAAGTTTTCTGAGTCTCCATCCCTGCAActttctcaccccacccccagtccaACACCAGCAATGAAACTGAGTACAAGATAAAATGCTCCAGAGACAGCTATGCCCATGTGGTTCAGCCTGTCATAAGACAAGTTTCTGTAGTGGCAGGGGAAAGAATGCTACTTTTCTTCACCATCCAAATCTAATCTATCCCCTAATTTCTATCGTCCTGCTTGATGTCTCTGCCCTTCCATTTCTTCCAATTACATCTCTGTAGGTACTCACTTAAAAGGCAGATAAAGTTATGGTAGGGAAGCTGGGAGGCCTCACTAAACCTGCTTCTAAAATATGATGAATATTTTTAGTCTCTCTTCTAAGGTGTTCGTATTTCTGAAAGCATTTCCTCTAATACCGCCTTATTTTCCAGCCAGGACCACAGTATAGAACAATGTTCCAGGTACTCTGAGGAAATAAAATGGGAACAGAGGCAGGTCTTGATATCtaggaatttataatttaataaggTAATTGGCGgaaaacatatataaaactaCAAAAACTGCTGTCTAACTTCCTCCAAAATGCATGACTAGCAACCATTACTCTTGGCCAGGGTCCCTAACACTGAGTCTGTTATcgttgaggggaaaaaaaaattatctttattttcactaacctgtacctgaaatttaacatttctttcaattattgaaaaaacattattctgagaaggggtccacaggcttcctCAGACTGCCAGAGGGATTTATGACACAAAAGTGATTTGCTTTCAGCAAACAAGCAGCTTTTCCTTTGGTTCTAGATGTCTCCTAGAAAAAGAACATTCCTCAGAGAAGAGAATCTTGAACTGGGACTCAGTAGCCTTGATTCCATTCCTGAATTTGCTAATTACCAGCTACAGATGctagaaaagaaattattaatgTACTGTACCTGCTTATTTGTCACAAGacagaaatattttttgcaaCTCACAGAAATAGAATTACTAAAATTGTATAATATCCTGTGCAGTCTAAGGAAATTAATCAGATGGCTTGGCATAATAATACAAAACAATTTGTCTTTTAATACCggttacatacatatacatagtgcATATCAGGTActtcagagtcatctgcatagagaagaTAATAAAACTCACAGAGTTGATGAGGTTACAaagtgagtgagaggagaggagtaCTGGGTCTAGCACAGAAAGAACCCTGGCAATACCACAGTGAGAGGGCATGATATGGTGCTAAGccagaagaggagactgaggaatgATCAAAGAATAGGTACCAAGTCACTGAGTAACAAATAACAAAGTATAAATATGTTCAAGAAAAATTTTGGTCAGTTTTAAAATAGCTATAATGAGTTAAGAATCAATCCCTTGTGGTAAATCCATTGTCAAGTAAGAATCATGGAAGACAACAGTTATATTCTCTGACAATACACTTTGGCACTGCTaccagagaaaaaataagacGTGACAAGACacatcaaaacaaaatgtattccAGTCTTTTCTGCAAAGGGTCCAGCACCAGAACAAGGGTCTACTTAGCCTAATTTGCTTTCAACCCATCCTCTGCTATTAGTATCCACCACCATGCATTTTGTCATATTGTCCCCATTGATGCCTCCTTTGCCTTGATTCTGCTGTGTTTTGGTCACTTCATGCCAACAAATTATCTATGCCTTTTACTACATCCCTTTCATGATTCCTGTCCTCCTTTCCCTAACCTGTAGCCAGAAGACTGTTGAGTTGGTAAAATGGCACCTCCCTCATTGGGCACACTAATCACAAAGACTGATCAccctaaatctttttcttttattagggCTATAAAAAGGATTATGAGATGTTGCAAAACTACTTAAATGCCAAGGGggaaagtgctataaaaatttttttaagtcagaaCTGATTACAGACAGTAGCAAGAAGAGAAAACTCTAGAATTGGGACACCTGTAgagaacaaaatatgaaaatctgatttagataaaaataaagcactttacatacagaAATAAACCAAAGATTTTTGTGGAATGCTTCTTTAGCTGGAAAGGATTTCTTAATATTGTGACTAAATTTATCATCTCATTGTACCAAGAAACAAggattttaactttcatttttacatctaGCTAGTCAAGTTTATGTAGTAATAAACAGGCATACAGAATAGACACTAAAAACTACTCTGAGTTCATGAATTAAATGCTATACGGAAATTTTAAGAAAACTAACTTCAAACAGCATATCCATACTCCTTTGCTTtgagaaacatgaaaaatgtACACCATAAATTGAAGTGGATGATTTTTAATCTGGTCTAGTAAAGGGGACTCAAAAAAAAACCGGTGCCAATAAAATGCAGAGGTATTTTTCAAAGCATCTACTTAACAACTGGAATTCATAATGTTTTGGAAAAGCTTTCAGTTctcatttctttacttttcctgGTGTAACGTTAATTAGATTTTCCCTACCCAGTAATAGGCCTCTAgtaatttttgttaatttctattgaggcaatgggtcagagggtcctgccctctggctctgacaagtgtataaatactctgaggtgaggttttgtttgggggtttactcactggaagtatttgtttggccaggcCACGCAAGGACAgccacctttgaaaacccagatcttGGTTCTTCTCCCTCTGGGAACTACGTATGTATTGCttctggtcagacagttgaaagccctgtctgttgatctttgtttctctgtttgcattttctctgaagttcagggtgctgactttctccAATGAACTAGGTGAATTATACATGtgcctgattaaagtgattgttgattcctcaaaagttgctttccttttagaaaagcagatctaataacctgtacagcaggccctcctgtgtatgctggggtccttgccgATGATACACTTGCTCATTTCAACACATTTAACTATTTATTACATGCCTCAAAGTGTCAAGAGAGTTCCATTCCCCTTTTATCTCCCTACCACTTCTATTCCATTTCCATGGTAGACCCTAActtcacaaacaaaaaaaatataagcATCGTACCACACTTCTTCCTCCACTGTCTTTATGTAGAAAGGAAGCACCATAATCAATACAGTTCCAAATACACTTCCTCAAGTGGTAGCAAATGAAACATGCATTCTATCAGTTTCATACTTACAACTTAAAATTTAACGTTGCTGTTCCCTCTTAAATGATATGTTGTGACTGTAAAAATGttatcaagtaaaaaaaaagccatttaaaaaaagaatactaaattAGTAAAGATCAAACAGCATCAGGAAAGTAGTAAAGATATTAAATTTCAGGGGgtaagggggtgtgtgtgtgtgcgcgcgcgcgtgttcTCACCCTGAGCCTGCATGAAACCAAGGCAAGTGTAAAGAGGGAGTGGTTCTAGTTTGTTATGCACATGGAGAAGAGAAGTCTCTCTGATTGGCTGCCTCACCAAAACCCCAAGTGCATTCAAAAGGCATTAGTTGCTGAGGTTGACCCTTCTCTTTGACTGACTTGTATTTTTAACAATGTTCAGGTGAGAAAAAGAGGTAATGGTATAAAGGAAGAAGCCTTGGGCCCTCACCAGCCAAGACTGACATGCAGCCTGTGAATAAGGTTACATGTTCTTTGTCCCTATATTTGCTCTATTTTAAATGAAGGAGATTTGAAGGTATGACCTTCTGAGTCTTGTAAAGTCAAGAGGGTGAGCCATGGGTGGTCCCAGAGTGCGGGTACTGTTGGAGTTTGCAACTATCCAGTCCACTTCTGAGGTTCCAGGAGTGAGAAGCAACCTTCAGGGGGCAACCCAGTGGTAGCTGAGACAAGCAGTGAGGCTACAATTGGATGTTAACTTAATGGAACCAAAGTTGCGTAGAAACTGCATTAAGTCTGAGCCAGCTCCCCAGGGACCAAGGTATTTTAGTGCACTGTATTGTGAATGTatctttttgcttaatttgaatttctttcccatccattaacaggcctgtgtgacctacttaaatcacatggaagtctaagtcacatgtggtaggaggagcttgctaaatgagtggaacaggaagggtggagcggagctgagaggaaattggtcagactagtcagagctgggaaagagtgAGCTGGCAGCAACTAACATGAGTGAGTGAGCTtgtctgtgatttgtttaagggagttggtttgtgggaagcctaacagagggaaggcctgggggtggtgttgccctctgcattgttactgtatctagatttctttgttactatgatggatttagttttctggtgtttgaataaatgttttggttctgtcttccatgtggagagtctgttatattttgcaattcagaactgtgctggcatagtCATGGCCACCGCAAGCGCTGTGAACACTGCATTGGCACTACATGCACCAAATGAAGTCTTGAGATGGGGTAatgtttgtattttgttcttcctATATCTTCAAAGTACATATATCCCTTAGTATAAGCCAGTTGATGTTAATTGATTATATGGAACTGCAGTGCTACTCATTGGCATTTAACAGTgccgggggtggggggaggatccTAACAAAATGAAGGATAAGGCTGGTAGCCTTGGAGAAAGATATCCACAATCCCTAGAGGTACTCCTAGAACCTTGAGGGGGGATGTAGCCAGCCTTGGCCAGGAAAAGTAAGGCCAGAATATtatacatcaaattaaaaaaataataataatatttaacctAAGAAGCAATGTCAAGTGGTGATTAGGGATCAGGTCTCTGAGACCGGAAGGTATCTGAGTTTTGAGTCCTGTCTCGGACATGTTctgactatgtgatcctgggtaatcCATACAAAGGGTTAATTTAATAAGTTAACTCTCAGTGCTCAGGAACTTTAACATCTTTAAGATGTTAAATTGCAAAGGTGTAGATCTGCATTGACAAAGGAAGTTCCTCATGAAGAGCTCCttcaaaccaatgaaatcacagatacagttaaaaaaaaaaaaccctgcactATAGAgcactgaataaaaatatatgGTAAGGTACTAAATGCCTAAACAAGCATATATTCAGCATTTAccatattccaggcactgggctaagtgctggagtACAAAGAAaagccccccccaaaaaaaaaccccacccaaaaacaaacaaaagaaatagtcTCTTCTCTCAGGGAGTATATAAAGATGCTTACAATGCTATTTatgatgaaagaggaaaaggttcaaaattcttattttaagaaTATCATTACACAGccatttttggacatggtaaatgtgtgtatttgttttgcttaactattaaagattatgtttttctttttgaagggggtggggggggaaagCCATAATTttaccacaaaaaaagaagaagaagaaaagaggatcattgaaacttttttttttttaaggtacaaaagaaaacagaaggaagttgAGAAGGAAACTCAGATAAGCAGGTCAGCTTTGAAAGTAACgtgctgaatttattatatactttttttaaaaaagcaaactatcacaaaatacaaactcagttTTCACATATGATCTTTTTTGGTTCATGAAGATGttactttttttgtaattttcacAGAAATGCTAATGCCAATCTTTCTCATCTAAAATGTCCTTTTCCACTATATTCCAAAGATActaagtaaagaagaaaaaaaaatccacctccCTCTACTttctcttgatctttttttttggcTAGTTCTTTGTAGATACTTATGGTTTCAACTATGTTTTTACAAAATTACTCTACTTCCCTCAAGCAGTCAGATTATTAATCTGCTAACCTCTCAGACACAAAATGAAAGCTCTGTACTTATTATTTGGAATTTAGCTTTTAGACAAGATGGCTATTATCCACTTTCTCCAACGTCCTGATAATCAAAAGATACTGCTAAAGAGATGTGAAATTAACCACAGTTTTGATTATAAAACCCAGAAGGAGGGAGAGTGCCAAAGTGGCTTCTCCCAGGTCCCAATCAAGCAGCCCTACTGCCTCTAATCACTCCTCTCCTAGAAGCCTAACACTTTCCAATATAATTCCCTTAGCTGAAGTTATGTTACGTCTTATTCTGAATGACCACTCATCAAAATTCACTACACAGGCCCAGCCCATCTTATCTCTGGAAGATGATGTCTGGCACTTAAACTCTGAAGACGGGGTCTATTCCCTGTGGGCAAAGGTGGTGTCTAAACTTTGGATCCTTAAACACTATGTTAAATCAGCATAGGCAAAAAGTGTCCCCATTTTCATCTCTGAGGAACAGCTCTAATATAATCAGGAAAGCCAGCTCAGAAAGTTTACCAAGCCTAGGCTGTAAGAAAAAGCAGCCTAGGAAAAGACTTAAAAGCTAGGAggtgaaaaaaacaatttaaaaagctGGGTATTGGAAAAGGGGCAAATACAGTGAAATAAAGATCACAAGAAGGAAGTAGGAAAAGTCAATCAAAGtaaggaaaatcaaaatacaaggctttgggaatgaaggataagaagagaatgaattaaaagggggaagtggcaaaaaaaagaataaaatattggaTTTTTCTATAGATTTTTAAATACCTTTCATTAGTACTCAATCCTATCAAAATACTCAAAAACACATTTTCTACTCTGTCCATCTACTTTCCTTTCTATCATTAATTTCTTATTCCTTggttgacaattttttttttaatgttaaatgtACCTTTTCCCCAAGATGGCACCAAAGGCGAAGAAGGAAGTTGTTTTACCCCCCAAGAGACAGAAGCTAAGTCCAAGGCCTTGCAGGCCAAGAAGGCAGTGTTGAAGGGTGTCCATagccacaaaaagaagaagatCCAAACATCCCCCACCTGCTGGCGACCCAAGACACTAAGACTAAGAAGGCAGCCCAAATACCCTAGGAACAGTGCCTCTCGGAGAAACAAGCTTGATCACTATGCCATCATTAAATTTCCCTTGACCACTGAGTCTGCTATGAAGAAGACTGGGGACAACAACATGCTAGTCTTCATTGCGGGCATCAAGGCCAACAAGCATCAGATCAAACAAGCAGTAAAGAAGCTGTATGACATCAACATGGCCAAAGTCAGCACACTGATCCAGCCTGATAGAGAGAAGGAAGCCTATGTCCAGCTTGCTCCAGACTATGATGCTTTGGATGTTGACAACAAAATTGGACTCATCTAAACTGTGTCCCCAGCTGTCCCATTGAACctacaataaaaagttttcccagaaaaagaaacagacaaataaataaatgttaaatgtaaAAGTTATGGTTGAAAGTTGTTTATACAGTGTTGTGTTTCTATTTtacctaataataataactcccatATCTCGTTTTAAGAACTACAAAGTACTCTCTTCataatattattatcatgattttatagatgacagTACTGAGGTATCAGGGAGATTGTAAGATCCTAAGTGGCCACGATGAAATCCAAACCTAGGCCTTCTAACTCTGTGTTCAATGCGCTTTCCACTACACCAagtatattctgtatatattatCAATTCTTCGCATCCTAGTGCTCCATAGGAATCAACAAGTCACAAGAGCCCTAAATGGGGCTAGTAAGAAAAACCTATCTTCCTCGTGTTTTCTGATACAAATTAACTTTTCAGAAATTGAGAGTTATGAAACACCTCCCAAGTCTTTATTGAATTTAGACTTCtcaaaaggaggggaaaatgcTGTCTGTTCAACAGAAACACCATAAAAGTACTTCAGAGATACTGACCAAAGTCAACAGGTCGAtgaaatgacagagagaaaagtCCCATTTCTGATTGCTTTTATAACTTGTAACATATTTCTTAAAGGACATTGCCCATGtatattttgggaaaaaaagtcaaataaaactGATGTTAACAGAATTCCACCAAGGGTGGAGACAGGCAAACTTTATGTTTCTCAAAAATGTGTTCCCAAGAAATCCACCCCTCATCAAAACCAAAACATCCTGTTTCTATAAACAGCAAGTAGTGAATAATCTGCCACAGATTCTCCAAGGACCAGTCTTAATTTCATAAACACTGAGAGGGCAGAACCTTTGTTCCATTATTAAGGTACACACTAGTTGATAATACATCTCTCCATTTCCAAGGCTACTCAGGCAATGAAATTTTAGTTCCTCACCCCCAGCCCAAGCTCATCTAGGGTTTACTAAGCACAAGAGTCCATCACCAAATAGACCTGTGCCATGGAATAATAACCAAACTAAAGGCTCACTTTACCATTCCTTAGCAAATATAGCCAATACCCtacaattctacttttaaaatccCAACTAAGTATTGTCAGGATTACTAGAATCTTGGCCTCCAGAGAATAAAGTACAgtgaaatggaaatgacaaatataCTTTAAATTGGTAATCCTAAAAAGACAACAAGTTGAGCTTTATCTTTGaaatcccaaatattcacaacaCATAATCTCACAGAAAGGAGCATACAACTGCAAAGATTAATCTCTAGTTTATCCGCCCCAACAAAGAATAACagatcataaaataataaacttgCCAAGGACCTTGGGGATTATCTAGCCTAATTCCTTAATTCTTCAAATGGAAAAACTGGGTAGCAAAGAAACAGAAGTGGCTTATAAGTTTATAACAAAATCAAGAAGAGAAGCCATATCTCTGGACTTGCAGTCCAGGACTCATTCCATGACACCATGCAACAAAAGAATCCCTATTAACAAAAAGCTTCAAAGACATAGTTTCTGGTAAAGTTTTATTACTAGAGGTAGAAATAACACAGGaaacataaaattttagaaagataAAGGAATGATAAAATTATCTCAATTATCCAAAGGTAGAAAATTCTTCTCTATGATGGAAATTACTGATGGCAAAATAGAAAGATGTAATTCTATAAAAGTAAGGCTTTTGCATAACAAAAAGCATCAagctaaaacatttttaaaagttggggaaaatattttttcaataaagATGTATGTAATACTGTAAAAATTCTGGTTAAAAATCTGATATCCGGAATCCATTAGAAAGAGATATACATTTCAAAAGTAACATCCACCTCTCAAAGGAATAATgctaaaaaaaagtatgaaaggTAATTCTCAAAGAAGTAAACACAAATTATTAATAATCACC
Proteins encoded:
- the LOC140503180 gene encoding large ribosomal subunit protein uL23-like encodes the protein MLNVPFPQDGTKGEEGSCFTPQETEAKSKALQAKKAVLKGVHSHKKKKIQTSPTCWRPKTLRLRRQPKYPRNSASRRNKLDHYAIIKFPLTTESAMKKTGDNNMLVFIAGIKANKHQIKQAVKKLYDINMAKVSTLIQPDREKEAYVQLAPDYDALDVDNKIGLI